From a single Verrucomicrobiia bacterium genomic region:
- a CDS encoding DUF4032 domain-containing protein: MSDQTKEPHSASDLLKNSSLYREFQAEREEILKHKWIESEKAGRDIGFERALTDWIIKHRSKWRKGRQTAGGR; the protein is encoded by the coding sequence ATGTCTGACCAAACCAAAGAGCCCCACTCAGCGAGCGATTTGCTCAAGAACTCTTCGCTCTACCGGGAATTCCAGGCTGAGCGTGAAGAGATTCTAAAGCACAAGTGGATAGAGTCCGAGAAGGCGGGTCGCGACATTGGGTTTGAGCGGGCCCTGACTGATTGGATTATCAAACACCGCTCAAAATGGCGTAAGGGCCGGCAAACCGCGGGTGGCCGTTAA
- the pyrR gene encoding bifunctional pyr operon transcriptional regulator/uracil phosphoribosyltransferase PyrR has translation MPEPTIILNSAAIQRALTRIAHEIAERNEHSAEVVLVGIQRGGVALAERLAPILAGIWAHPVPLGRLDVSMHRDDLSQRAAPEMQPTVIPFDVSGKTVVLVDDVLFSGRTTRAAMDALNDFGRPKRIQLAVLIDRGHRELPIKADFVGKNVPTAPQENITVRLEQTGGEEVVLERG, from the coding sequence ATGCCCGAACCCACTATCATACTCAACAGCGCCGCCATCCAGCGCGCGCTGACCCGCATAGCGCATGAAATCGCCGAGCGCAACGAACACAGCGCAGAGGTGGTTTTGGTCGGAATTCAGAGGGGCGGTGTCGCGCTGGCCGAGCGCCTGGCGCCGATACTGGCCGGCATCTGGGCGCATCCGGTTCCGCTCGGGCGGCTGGATGTCAGCATGCACCGGGACGACTTGAGCCAGCGTGCCGCTCCCGAGATGCAGCCCACCGTCATTCCATTTGATGTCAGCGGCAAAACGGTCGTGTTGGTCGATGATGTCCTGTTCAGTGGCCGCACAACCCGCGCCGCCATGGATGCCCTGAACGATTTTGGACGCCCCAAACGCATTCAACTGGCTGTGCTCATAGACCGCGGCCATCGCGAGCTGCCGATCAAAGCCGATTTCGTCGGCAAAAACGTCCCCACCGCCCCCCAGGAAAACATCACCGTCCGGCTGGAACAGACGGGAGGGGAGGAAGTGGTTTTGGAAAGAGGCTGA
- a CDS encoding aspartate carbamoyltransferase catalytic subunit yields MSWNRKHLLDIESLTADEIITVLDTARAFKAVGERAIKKVPALRGKTVVNLFIEPSTRTRISFQLSEQRLSADIINFTAEASSLKKGETLKDTARNLEALNTDFIVIRHSASGAAHFLARVLNASVINAGDGAHEHPTQALLDAFTIRERKGRIAGLNVTILGDILYSRVARSDIWALTKLGAKVTLCGPSTLVPRVFEQMGVRVTHNVEEAIKEADIINLLRIQHERQRKSMFPSLGEYTSLFGLNEARLAQARPDALIMHPGPINRGVEIDSAIADCGRSVILEQVTNGLAVRMAVLFLVNGGKGPQEVAG; encoded by the coding sequence ATGAGCTGGAATCGAAAGCACCTTCTTGATATCGAGTCTCTCACGGCGGATGAAATCATCACCGTGCTGGACACAGCGCGCGCCTTCAAGGCCGTAGGCGAACGAGCCATCAAGAAAGTCCCGGCCTTGCGCGGAAAAACCGTGGTGAACCTGTTCATAGAACCTTCGACCCGAACCCGGATCAGTTTCCAGCTCTCCGAGCAGCGGCTGTCGGCCGATATTATCAATTTCACTGCCGAGGCCTCCTCGCTTAAAAAAGGTGAGACGCTCAAAGACACCGCCCGGAACCTGGAAGCGCTCAACACCGATTTCATTGTCATCCGCCATAGCGCCTCGGGGGCGGCGCATTTCCTGGCGCGCGTGCTCAATGCGAGTGTGATCAACGCCGGCGACGGCGCCCATGAGCACCCCACACAGGCCTTGCTCGACGCCTTTACCATCCGGGAGCGCAAAGGGCGCATCGCCGGGCTGAATGTGACGATTCTGGGCGATATTCTCTACAGCCGCGTGGCGCGCTCGGACATCTGGGCGCTCACCAAATTAGGCGCAAAGGTCACCCTGTGCGGTCCCTCGACACTCGTGCCGCGGGTGTTCGAGCAGATGGGGGTGCGCGTGACACACAACGTCGAAGAGGCCATCAAAGAGGCCGACATCATCAACCTCCTTCGTATCCAGCACGAGCGCCAGCGCAAATCGATGTTCCCGAGCCTGGGCGAATATACCAGCCTGTTTGGACTCAACGAGGCGCGGCTGGCTCAGGCCCGGCCCGACGCGCTCATCATGCACCCCGGCCCAATCAACCGCGGCGTCGAGATCGACAGCGCAATAGCCGATTGCGGTCGTTCAGTGATTCTCGAACAAGTCACCAATGGGCTGGCGGTGCGCATGGCAGTATTGTTCCTGGTCAATGGCGGCAAAGGCCCCCAGGAAGTGGCCGGATAA
- the rnc gene encoding ribonuclease III, with protein MNEHQELQSQLGYQFRDPSLLRLALTHPSVAHEQSLPLQTNQRLEFLGDAVLQLALTRELYEKFTTFGEGPLTKARAKLVNRRSLAEKARQLGLGRHLIVSRGEELSGGRERPSALADTFEALLGAIFLDGGFDAAREFILRQFSGAYDELEVIPTLENPKGELQELLQSFSSEAPRYRVSSVTGPDHDRVFECTVHHDGVELAHGQGKSKKAAESEAALAALAKLRANDKASSKPL; from the coding sequence GTGAACGAGCACCAGGAGCTTCAAAGCCAACTCGGATACCAGTTTCGCGACCCCAGCCTGCTGCGGCTCGCGTTGACACATCCCTCTGTTGCCCATGAGCAGAGTTTGCCCTTGCAGACCAACCAGCGCCTCGAGTTTCTTGGTGACGCGGTGCTCCAGCTTGCGCTCACCCGCGAGCTTTATGAGAAATTCACTACCTTTGGCGAAGGCCCCTTAACCAAGGCGCGAGCCAAGCTGGTCAACCGCCGCAGCCTGGCTGAAAAGGCACGGCAACTGGGCCTGGGCCGCCATTTAATCGTCAGCCGGGGCGAGGAGCTGTCCGGCGGACGGGAGCGGCCCTCGGCATTGGCTGATACCTTCGAAGCGTTGCTGGGGGCCATTTTCCTCGATGGCGGTTTTGATGCCGCCCGTGAGTTCATTCTGCGCCAGTTTTCCGGGGCCTATGACGAACTGGAGGTCATCCCGACACTGGAGAACCCCAAAGGCGAACTGCAGGAGCTGCTGCAATCGTTCTCTTCGGAAGCCCCGCGTTACCGCGTGAGTTCGGTGACCGGTCCCGATCATGACCGGGTATTCGAGTGCACGGTCCATCATGATGGCGTCGAGTTGGCGCATGGACAGGGGAAGAGCAAGAAAGCTGCTGAAAGCGAAGCGGCGCTGGCAGCCCTGGCCAAGCTTCGGGCCAATGACAAGGCCAGTTCCAAACCTTTGTAG
- the dusB gene encoding tRNA dihydrouridine synthase DusB — MRLGPLTLDSNLCLSPLAGYTNLPFRLTLREVGGLGLATTDLVNARSLLEKREKALKLIETAPADQPLAVQLFGSAPEEMRQAAIELESRGVAAIDINMGCPVRKVCRVGGGSAMMTELSKTAALVGGMVSAVKIPVTAKMRLGWDEENLTAPGLARALEDVGVAAIFVHGRTRAQGFGGRVNLAGIRSVVEAVQSIPVVGNGDVTTPEAARRMLQETGCAGVSIGRGAFYNPWIFRHTLHYLQTGQVLPEPPFEERLRVMCRHLDRMVEVFGEALGCRMFRKVAPLYSRRFGPVNEFNKRVVLVSTRDEFHQILDEYRRWRAQFLDENGELKPRFRPAPVVASFMVEPQAPEGAHIPVPKGPIEVW; from the coding sequence ATGCGTCTGGGACCGCTCACATTAGACTCCAACTTGTGCCTCTCGCCTTTGGCGGGCTACACGAATCTGCCCTTCCGCCTCACGCTCCGCGAGGTGGGCGGGCTGGGGCTGGCGACCACGGACCTGGTCAATGCACGTTCCCTGCTCGAAAAGAGAGAAAAGGCGCTGAAATTAATCGAAACCGCTCCTGCCGACCAGCCGCTGGCGGTGCAGTTGTTCGGGTCGGCGCCTGAGGAGATGCGCCAGGCGGCCATCGAGCTGGAATCCCGCGGGGTAGCCGCCATCGATATTAACATGGGTTGCCCGGTCAGAAAGGTCTGCCGAGTCGGAGGCGGCTCGGCCATGATGACGGAGCTTTCCAAAACGGCCGCCCTGGTGGGCGGCATGGTCTCGGCCGTAAAAATTCCCGTCACAGCCAAGATGCGCCTGGGCTGGGATGAGGAAAACCTGACCGCCCCAGGCCTGGCTCGCGCTCTCGAGGACGTTGGCGTGGCAGCCATTTTCGTCCATGGCCGCACCCGGGCGCAGGGCTTTGGGGGCAGGGTGAATCTGGCCGGAATCCGTTCAGTCGTCGAGGCGGTTCAAAGTATCCCCGTGGTTGGGAACGGCGATGTGACCACGCCCGAGGCCGCCAGGCGGATGCTCCAGGAGACCGGCTGCGCCGGCGTCAGCATCGGGCGCGGGGCCTTTTACAATCCGTGGATTTTCAGGCATACACTGCATTACCTGCAAACTGGCCAGGTGCTGCCGGAACCTCCGTTTGAAGAGAGATTGCGGGTAATGTGCCGGCACCTGGACCGGATGGTCGAGGTATTTGGCGAGGCGCTGGGGTGCCGGATGTTCCGCAAGGTTGCCCCCTTGTATTCCAGGCGATTCGGGCCGGTAAACGAGTTCAACAAGCGCGTCGTGCTGGTCTCCACTCGCGATGAGTTTCACCAAATCCTAGATGAATACCGCCGCTGGCGCGCCCAGTTCCTGGATGAAAATGGCGAACTCAAACCTCGGTTCCGTCCTGCCCCGGTGGTTGCGTCATTCATGGTTGAACCCCAGGCTCCGGAAGGCGCCCATATCCCGGTTCCCAAAGGACCTATCGAGGTGTGGTAA